A DNA window from Mycolicibacter hiberniae contains the following coding sequences:
- a CDS encoding nitroreductase family deazaflavin-dependent oxidoreductase, translated as MPLSGEYAPSPLDWSRANAEKYMASGGTEGTEMKGKPVVLLTTVGAKTGKLRKIPLMRVEHEGQYAIVASLGGAPKNPVWYYNVAANPRVELQDGPVTGDYEAREVFGEEKARWWERAVEAFPYYAEYQEKTDRQIPVFVLTPVG; from the coding sequence ATGCCGTTGAGCGGAGAATATGCACCCAGCCCCTTGGATTGGTCGCGCGCGAACGCCGAGAAATACATGGCGTCCGGTGGAACCGAGGGCACCGAGATGAAGGGCAAACCGGTGGTGTTGCTGACCACGGTCGGCGCCAAGACCGGCAAGCTGCGCAAGATCCCGCTGATGCGGGTGGAGCACGAAGGTCAGTACGCCATCGTCGCCTCGCTGGGCGGCGCGCCGAAGAACCCGGTCTGGTACTACAACGTCGCCGCGAATCCGCGGGTCGAGCTGCAGGACGGGCCGGTCACCGGGGACTACGAAGCCCGCGAGGTCTTCGGCGAGGAAAAGGCGCGGTGGTGGGAGCGTGCCGTCGAGGCATTTCCCTACTACGCCGAGTATCAGGAGAAGACCGACCGGCAGATCCCGGTTTTCGTGCTGACCCCAGTGGGCTGA
- a CDS encoding enoyl-CoA hydratase/isomerase family protein, giving the protein MDTLRAATLVVSADGALGSITLNRPDQLNPLSPATLQELVAAAHWFDARPAVKVVIVAGAGRAFCAGADLAAFVAAAQDGAALREAADAGRRMADAVEAMRAVTVARLHGHCVGGGVVLAACCDLRVAAEGTRFSIPEVDLGIPLAWGGIPRLVREIGPALTKELVMTCRPLDAAEAKEIGFLNRLVPQADLDAAVHALAAQLTGKSALTLGGTKRQVNAVTEGMVGTVRSWNDADALVTALQDPESRAAAAAYLERTTHRGGGLTAE; this is encoded by the coding sequence ATGGACACATTGCGGGCCGCCACGCTGGTGGTGTCGGCAGACGGCGCGCTCGGCTCGATCACGCTGAACCGCCCGGACCAGCTCAACCCGCTGAGCCCCGCGACCCTGCAGGAGTTGGTGGCCGCCGCCCACTGGTTCGACGCCCGGCCGGCGGTGAAGGTGGTGATCGTTGCCGGCGCCGGCCGGGCGTTCTGCGCCGGGGCCGACCTGGCCGCGTTCGTCGCCGCCGCCCAAGACGGCGCAGCCCTGCGGGAGGCCGCCGACGCCGGCCGGCGGATGGCCGACGCCGTCGAAGCGATGCGGGCGGTGACGGTGGCCCGGCTGCACGGACACTGCGTGGGCGGTGGGGTAGTGCTGGCGGCGTGCTGCGATCTGCGGGTGGCGGCCGAGGGCACGCGCTTCTCGATTCCGGAGGTGGACCTGGGCATTCCGCTGGCCTGGGGCGGAATTCCGCGGTTGGTCCGCGAGATCGGTCCCGCGCTCACCAAGGAACTGGTGATGACCTGCCGGCCGCTGGATGCCGCCGAGGCCAAGGAAATCGGATTCCTCAATCGCCTCGTGCCGCAGGCCGATCTGGACGCCGCGGTACACGCGTTGGCTGCCCAGTTGACCGGCAAGTCCGCACTCACCCTCGGTGGCACCAAAAGGCAGGTCAACGCCGTGACGGAGGGCATGGTGGGGACCGTGCGCAGCTGGAACGACGCCGATGCGCTGGTCACCGCCCTGCAGGACCCCGAATCGCGGGCCGCCGCCGCGGCCTATCTGGAACGGACCACCCATCGTGGGGGCGGGCTCACTGCTGAGTAA
- a CDS encoding class I SAM-dependent methyltransferase, with translation MPITVSEFSPVEQTAFLTASARALDCRAAAPILGDAFSERVVGQIDYDFAALRIPPSVVRQTALRAKMLDERVRRYTAAHPDAVVVDVGAGLNEPLARVQPPAGVDWYSIDLPRVIALRNEIVPAQPGEHAVAADLTGEDWAAGIPAGRPTMVIADGLFAFLTEPQVIALIGQVVDHFGSGELAFNDYGRVGALSSLGMRLAPRGMFTLLRQVWANPGFTDPRTPQRWEPRLRLVEQACLAHAAEVDSFPEPARTLTRLAGRFKSAAGRARVLRYKF, from the coding sequence ATGCCGATAACCGTCTCCGAGTTCAGCCCGGTGGAGCAGACAGCGTTCCTGACCGCCTCGGCGCGTGCACTGGACTGCCGGGCCGCCGCCCCGATCCTGGGTGATGCGTTCTCCGAGCGGGTTGTGGGGCAGATCGACTACGACTTCGCCGCGTTGCGGATTCCGCCCAGCGTGGTGCGCCAGACGGCGCTGCGGGCCAAGATGCTCGACGAGCGGGTCCGTCGGTACACCGCTGCCCACCCCGACGCGGTCGTGGTCGACGTGGGCGCCGGGCTCAACGAACCGTTGGCCCGGGTGCAGCCGCCGGCCGGCGTGGACTGGTACAGCATCGACCTGCCGCGGGTGATCGCGCTGCGCAACGAAATCGTGCCGGCGCAGCCGGGCGAGCACGCCGTGGCCGCCGACCTGACCGGCGAGGACTGGGCGGCGGGCATCCCGGCGGGACGGCCCACCATGGTGATCGCCGACGGATTGTTCGCATTCCTCACCGAGCCGCAGGTGATCGCGCTGATCGGCCAGGTGGTCGACCACTTCGGCAGCGGCGAGCTGGCGTTCAACGACTACGGCCGGGTCGGGGCACTCAGCTCGCTGGGCATGCGGCTGGCACCGCGCGGAATGTTCACTCTGCTGCGCCAGGTGTGGGCCAATCCCGGCTTCACCGATCCGCGGACTCCCCAGCGGTGGGAGCCGCGCCTGCGCCTGGTCGAGCAGGCCTGCTTGGCACATGCAGCCGAGGTGGATTCGTTTCCCGAGCCCGCCCGCACCCTGACCCGGCTGGCCGGGCGGTTCAAGTCCGCCGCCGGCCGGGCACGGGTGCTGCGCTACAAGTTCTGA
- the dnaE gene encoding DNA polymerase III subunit alpha yields the protein MDSSSSRSFVHLHNHTEYSMLDGAAKIAPMLAEAQRLEMPAIGMTDHGNMFGASEFYNAATKVGIKPIIGVEAYIAPGSRFDTRRVHWGDPGQKSDDVSGGGAYTHLTMVAENATGLRNLFRLTSLASFEGQLGKWARMDAEIIAEHAEGIIATTGCPSGEVQTRLRLGQDREALEAAARWREIFGAQNYFLEVMDHGLSIERRVREGLLEVGRKLGIPTLATNDCHYVTREAASNHEALLCVQTGKTLSDPTRFKFDGDGYYLKSAAEMRALWDHELPEACDSTLLIAERVQSYADVWAPRDRMPVFPVPEGHDQGSWLRHEVQAGLQRRFPAGVPQEYTDRASYEIDVICGKGFPSYFLIVADLINYARSINIRVGPGRGSAAGSLVAYSLGITNIDPIPHGLLFERFLNPERPSAPDIDIDFDDRRRGEMVRYAAERWGSDRVAQVITFGTIKTKAALKDSARVNYGQPGYAIADRITKALPPPIMAKDIPLSGITDPNHERYKEAAEVRGLIDTDPDVRTIYETARGLEGLVRNAGVHACAVIMSSEPLIEAIPLWKRPQDGAIITGWDYPSCEEIGLLKMDFLGLRNLTIIGDCLENIKANRGIDLDLDTLPFDDPATYELLGRGDTLGVFQLDGGPMRDLLRRMQPTEFNDIVAVLALYRPGPMGMNAHNDYADRKNNRQAVKPIHPELEEPLRDILSETYGLIVYQEQIMFIAQKVASYTMGKADALRKAMGKKKLEVLEAEYKGFYEGMTANGFSERAVKALWDTILPFAGYAFNKSHAAGYGLVSYWTAYLKANYPAEYMAGLLTSVGDDKDKAAVYLADCRRLGITVLPPDVNESELNFASVGEDIRYGLGAVRNVGANVVSSLIATRTHKGRFTDFSDYLNKIDIAACNKKVTESLIKAGAFDSLGHPRKGLFLVHTDAVDSVLGTKKAEAVGQFDLFGGGDGENTGADAVFGIKVPDEEWPDKHKLALEREMLGLYVSGHPLNGIAHLLAAQVDTQIPAILEGDVAADTQVRVGGILASVNRRVNKNGLPWASAQLEDLTGGIEVMFFPQTYSAYGAEVADDAVVLVSGKVNIRDDRISLIANELVVPDFTANAPDRPLAVSLPTRQCTLDKVSALKQVLTRHPGTAQVQLRLISGERITVLELDPSLRVTPSSALMGDLKALLGPGCLGG from the coding sequence ATGGACAGTTCATCGTCGCGGTCCTTCGTGCACCTGCATAACCACACCGAGTACTCCATGCTCGACGGCGCGGCGAAGATCGCCCCGATGCTGGCCGAGGCGCAGCGCCTCGAGATGCCCGCGATCGGGATGACCGACCACGGAAACATGTTCGGCGCCAGCGAGTTCTACAACGCGGCAACCAAGGTCGGGATCAAGCCGATCATCGGGGTGGAGGCTTACATCGCCCCGGGGTCGCGGTTCGACACCCGCCGGGTGCACTGGGGCGATCCCGGCCAGAAGAGCGACGACGTCTCCGGCGGCGGCGCCTACACGCACCTGACCATGGTCGCCGAGAACGCCACCGGTCTGCGCAACCTGTTCCGGCTCACCTCACTGGCCTCCTTCGAGGGCCAGCTCGGCAAGTGGGCGCGGATGGACGCCGAGATCATCGCCGAGCACGCCGAGGGCATCATCGCCACCACCGGCTGCCCGTCCGGAGAGGTGCAGACCCGGCTGCGGCTGGGTCAGGACCGCGAAGCGCTGGAGGCGGCGGCCCGATGGCGAGAGATCTTCGGCGCGCAGAACTACTTCCTGGAGGTGATGGACCACGGCCTGTCCATCGAGCGCCGGGTACGTGAAGGTCTGCTGGAGGTCGGCCGCAAACTCGGCATTCCGACGCTGGCCACCAACGACTGCCACTACGTCACCCGCGAGGCCGCCAGCAACCACGAAGCCCTGCTGTGCGTCCAGACCGGAAAGACCCTGTCGGATCCCACCCGGTTCAAGTTCGACGGCGACGGCTACTACCTGAAGTCGGCCGCCGAGATGCGCGCGCTGTGGGACCACGAGCTGCCCGAGGCCTGTGACTCCACCCTGCTGATCGCCGAGCGCGTGCAGTCCTACGCCGACGTCTGGGCCCCGCGCGACCGGATGCCGGTGTTCCCGGTTCCCGAGGGCCATGACCAGGGTTCCTGGCTGCGGCATGAGGTGCAGGCCGGTCTGCAGCGCCGGTTCCCGGCCGGCGTACCGCAGGAGTACACCGATCGGGCGTCCTACGAGATCGACGTCATCTGCGGCAAGGGCTTTCCGTCGTACTTCCTGATCGTGGCGGACCTGATCAACTACGCGCGCTCGATCAACATCCGGGTGGGCCCGGGCCGCGGATCGGCGGCCGGGTCACTGGTGGCCTATTCGCTGGGCATCACCAACATCGACCCGATTCCGCATGGGCTGCTCTTCGAACGGTTCCTCAACCCGGAACGGCCGTCGGCCCCTGATATCGACATCGACTTCGACGACCGTCGCCGCGGCGAGATGGTGCGCTATGCCGCCGAACGGTGGGGCAGTGACCGGGTGGCCCAGGTGATCACCTTCGGAACCATTAAAACCAAAGCTGCGCTGAAGGACTCGGCGCGCGTGAATTACGGCCAGCCGGGTTATGCGATTGCCGACCGCATCACCAAGGCGCTGCCTCCGCCGATCATGGCCAAGGACATTCCGTTGTCGGGCATCACCGACCCGAACCACGAGCGGTACAAAGAGGCCGCCGAGGTTCGCGGGCTGATCGACACCGACCCCGACGTGCGCACCATCTACGAGACGGCGCGCGGCCTGGAGGGCCTGGTCCGCAACGCCGGGGTGCACGCCTGCGCGGTCATCATGAGCTCCGAGCCGCTGATCGAGGCCATCCCGTTGTGGAAGCGGCCGCAGGACGGCGCCATCATCACCGGCTGGGACTACCCGTCGTGTGAAGAAATCGGCCTGCTGAAGATGGACTTCCTGGGCCTGCGCAACCTGACGATCATCGGTGACTGCCTGGAGAACATCAAGGCCAACCGGGGTATCGATCTGGACCTGGACACCTTGCCGTTCGACGATCCGGCCACCTACGAGCTGTTGGGCCGTGGCGACACCCTGGGGGTGTTCCAGCTCGACGGCGGCCCGATGCGTGACCTGCTGCGCCGCATGCAGCCCACCGAGTTCAACGACATCGTCGCGGTACTGGCGCTGTACCGGCCCGGCCCCATGGGCATGAACGCCCACAACGACTACGCCGACCGCAAGAACAACCGCCAGGCCGTCAAACCCATTCACCCCGAGCTCGAGGAGCCGCTGCGCGACATCCTCTCGGAGACCTACGGTCTGATCGTCTACCAAGAGCAGATCATGTTCATCGCCCAGAAGGTGGCGTCCTACACCATGGGCAAGGCCGACGCGCTGCGTAAAGCCATGGGCAAGAAGAAACTTGAAGTGCTCGAAGCCGAATACAAAGGTTTCTACGAGGGCATGACGGCCAACGGGTTCTCCGAGCGCGCGGTCAAGGCGCTGTGGGACACCATCCTCCCGTTCGCCGGTTACGCGTTCAACAAGTCGCACGCCGCCGGTTACGGTCTGGTGTCGTACTGGACGGCGTACCTCAAGGCCAACTACCCGGCCGAATACATGGCGGGCCTGCTGACGTCGGTCGGTGACGACAAGGACAAGGCCGCGGTCTACCTGGCCGACTGCCGGCGGCTGGGAATCACCGTGCTGCCGCCGGACGTCAACGAGTCCGAGCTGAATTTCGCCTCGGTGGGCGAGGACATCCGCTACGGGCTGGGTGCGGTGCGCAACGTCGGCGCCAACGTCGTCAGCTCCCTGATCGCGACCCGGACTCACAAGGGCCGCTTCACCGATTTCTCGGATTACCTGAACAAGATCGATATCGCGGCGTGCAACAAGAAGGTCACCGAGTCCTTGATCAAGGCCGGGGCCTTCGACTCGCTGGGGCACCCCCGCAAGGGCCTGTTCCTGGTCCACACCGACGCGGTGGACTCGGTGCTGGGCACCAAAAAGGCTGAGGCGGTGGGGCAGTTCGACCTGTTCGGTGGGGGAGACGGCGAAAACACCGGCGCCGACGCCGTTTTCGGTATCAAGGTGCCCGACGAGGAGTGGCCGGACAAGCACAAGCTGGCGCTGGAGCGGGAGATGCTCGGACTCTACGTCTCGGGTCACCCGCTCAACGGCATCGCGCACCTGCTGGCCGCCCAGGTCGACACCCAGATCCCGGCCATCCTGGAGGGGGACGTCGCCGCCGATACCCAGGTGCGGGTCGGCGGCATCCTGGCCTCGGTGAACCGCCGCGTCAACAAGAACGGACTGCCCTGGGCCTCAGCGCAATTGGAGGATCTTACCGGCGGCATCGAGGTGATGTTCTTTCCGCAGACCTACTCCGCTTACGGGGCCGAGGTCGCCGACGACGCGGTGGTGCTGGTCAGCGGCAAGGTGAACATCCGCGACGACCGGATCTCGCTGATCGCCAATGAGCTGGTGGTGCCGGACTTCACCGCCAATGCTCCGGATCGTCCGCTGGCGGTGAGCCTTCCCACGCGGCAGTGCACCCTGGACAAAGTCAGCGCGCTCAAGCAGGTGCTGACCCGGCATCCCGGCACGGCGCAGGTACAACTGCGGCTGATCAGCGGCGAGCGCATCACCGTACTGGAGCTGGATCCGTCGCTGCGGGTGACGCCGTCCTCGGCGCTGATGGGTGATCTCAAGGCGCTGCTGGGCCCCGGTTGCCTGGGCGGCTGA
- a CDS encoding dodecin family protein, with product MSVYRVIDIIGTSPSSWENAAAEAVHRAKQTIDDIRVAQVVEQDLTLDDKGGIVYRTKLRISFKIRPPKAKPVEGEAQA from the coding sequence ATGAGCGTGTACCGGGTGATCGACATCATCGGGACCAGCCCCTCGTCTTGGGAGAACGCCGCGGCCGAAGCGGTGCACCGTGCCAAGCAGACCATCGACGACATCCGGGTCGCCCAGGTCGTCGAGCAGGACCTCACCCTCGACGACAAGGGCGGGATCGTCTACCGCACCAAGCTGCGCATCTCCTTCAAGATCCGGCCGCCGAAGGCCAAGCCGGTCGAGGGCGAGGCGCAGGCGTAG